A part of Candidatus Binatia bacterium genomic DNA contains:
- a CDS encoding TetR/AcrR family transcriptional regulator: MPRRRRTPERETRPSADATRERILEAAIELFSERSYDGATLRDIAARAGVTQPLLNYHYRSKDDLWRAAVDALFERLRATLAQRTEGLRGVDAVTTARLLVREFVVFSARNPQLHRLITQECKADGERLDYLVENHVRPLYDATVALFEQLSSTGALPKVAPVHLYYLLTGAGTTMFVLAPECRRLSGVDPFADEVIEAHADAVCAVLFGD, encoded by the coding sequence ATGCCGCGCCGCCGTCGCACGCCCGAACGCGAAACCCGCCCGTCCGCCGACGCCACCCGAGAGCGGATCCTCGAAGCCGCGATCGAGCTGTTCTCGGAGCGCTCGTACGACGGCGCCACGCTGCGCGACATCGCCGCCCGCGCCGGCGTGACGCAGCCGCTGCTCAACTACCACTACCGCTCGAAGGACGACCTCTGGCGCGCGGCGGTCGACGCGCTGTTCGAGCGGCTACGCGCGACGCTGGCGCAGCGGACGGAAGGGCTCCGCGGCGTCGACGCCGTCACGACCGCCAGGCTGCTCGTCCGGGAGTTCGTCGTCTTCTCGGCGCGCAACCCGCAGCTTCACCGCCTGATCACGCAGGAGTGCAAGGCCGACGGCGAGCGGCTCGACTACCTGGTCGAGAACCACGTGCGACCGCTCTACGACGCCACCGTCGCGCTGTTCGAGCAGCTGTCAAGCACAGGAGCGCTGCCCAAGGTGGCGCCCGTCCACCTGTACTACCTGCTGACCGGCGCAGGGACGACGATGTTCGTCCTCGCTCCCGAGTGCCGCCGGCTGTCGGGCGTCGACCCGTTTGCGGACGAGGTCATCGAAGCGCACGCCGACGCGGTGTGCGCGGTGCTGTTCGGGGATTGA